The Bosea sp. 685 DNA window CGGCTACCGCGAGAGCTCGATTCCGTTTTCCTATCTGTCGGCTGGCAAGGAGCCGGTCGGCTACTCCATCGAGATATGCCGGGCGCTGGTGGAAGCGATCGGTCGCGAGGTTGATCGCGATCTCGGCCTGAAATTTGTGCCGGTGACGTCCGAGACCCGGATCGAGGCTGTCGTCGCCGGCAAAATCGACCTCGAATGCGGATCGACGACAAGCAATATCGAGCGGCAAAAGGTGGTGAGCTTCTCGCCCACCATGTTCGTCTCCGGCACCAAGCTGATGGTGAAGGTCAATTCGCCGGTGCGCTCGTACCGCGATCTGAAGGACAAGACCGTGGTGGTGACGGCTGGAACCACCAACGAAAAAGCGATGCGCGATCTGTCCGAAAAGTTCAAACTGGACATAAAACTGCTCGTCGCGCCGGAACACGGCCAATCATTCGCCGAGATCGTCAGCGGCAAGGCGGAGGCGTTCGCGCTCGATGATGTGCTGCTTTATGGCCTGATTGCCCAGAACAAGGCGAAGAACGCTTTTACTGTGCTGGGCGACTTCCTGTCTTACGACCCTTACGGCATCATGTTCCGCAAGGGCGATGCGCCGCTGGCCAAAGTCGTTGCCGAAGCCTTTCACCAGTTGGCGGAGGATGGCGATCTCGACCGCCTTTACAAGCGTTGGTTCCTGCAACGGCTTCCAGGCGGTGACAGCATCGATCTACCGATGAGCCCGCAGTTGAACACAATTTTTCGGTCGCTCGCACTCAAGCCGGAGTGATCAATCACGTCGCTGACGCGTGCGGGACAGTTCATTGCCGAGCTTGGAGTCTTGGACATTCCTGCCCTCACCCTAAGGAGCCGCGAAGGATGGTTCGGAAGGGCGCTGGAGCCCTGTCCACACAGCTCGAGGCGTCATTGCGAGCGCAGCGAAGCAATCCAGGGGGCGTAGAGCGAGCACTCCTGGATTGCTTCGTCGCTCACGCTCCTCGCAATGACGAGGTGGGCGGCCCATGCCACAGCCGCACGAACCACAGCCCTCATCCTGAGGGCTGGAGTTTAGGATGGGGCTGGTGTTTCCGAACGGGCTTCCCAAGGCCCCGACCTCATCGTCAATTCGCGTCGTTGAACTTTTGGTACCAGCGCTGCGCCTGGGCCTTATCCTTGGCGACGCCCTCTCCGACATTGTACATGTCGCCGAGCGCATTCATTGCGGTCGGAAAGCCCTGCTCCGCCGCCTTTCGCCGGCTCCGACCGCGGCGCCGAGCGCGCCGCCGCCATGGCGACGCTGATCACCACGGCGAAACTCAACGACGTCGACCCGCAGGCCTGGCTTGCCGACGTGCTCGCCCGCATCGCGGGGTCACCTCAGGGTCGGCTCGCGGAACTGCTACCGCGGAACTGGCAAATGGGTCGTGCCGAGCATCGCGAAGCCGCCTGATCAAACAGGTCGCCAGCCGCACCTCGGCGCCGTCAGCATGTGGTCCTCGCCGTATGCTTACGTTCCGGATGCAAATAGCGTAAAAGCTGTGTCGCGGGTTTCGGGATTTCGCGAAAACTGAAGGTAATCCACATGGAGCAATTGCCAGAAATAGGGTTGGCGTTCGTTGCGTTTGCGCTTGGAATGTTTAGCCCTGGTCCGAATATACTTTCTGTTGTTGGCACGTCGATGGCCGTTAGCCGCAAAGCGGGCATCGCACTGGCGCTCGGTATCTCTGCGGGATCGTTTCTCTGGGCTTCCATGACCGCGATCGGGCTGACGGCATTGGTCGCTGCCTACGCTTCAGTGCTGACGGTCATCAAGATCGTCGGCGGTCTTTATCTTCTCTGGTTAGCGTTCAAAGCCTTCCGCTCAGCCGCTTCGACAAAACCGATGATGGAACCGGCCGGGTTGGCGGCTAGGAGCCTTCGCACATATTTCCTGCGCGGCCTGACAGTCCAGATGACCAATCCCAAGGCGGCATTGACGTGGATCGCAATAATGTCGCTCGGCCTCGCGCACTCTGCGCCAGCATCAACCGCGCTCGCGATCGTAGCCGGAACCACGATCCTCTCGGTTGTCGGGCACATCGCCTACGCCGTCGCCTTTTCCACCAAGAGCGTTGTGGCCGCATATGACCGCGCTCGCAGATGGATCGACGCGGGGTTAGGGGTGTTCTTTACCTTTGCCGGGATCAAGTTGCTTACAAGCCGGACCTGATCTGTCGCAAAAACCCTGCAGACCGTGTCAAAAGTCTGCCGATAGCTAAATAGCAATTGGCCTGAGATCATCTCGCGGATTTTCGACAGTGCCGGTTCTGATCGGCGCTACGAGCTTGCTTTGGTCGTTCTGCAAGCCTTTTGGCGGGAATATACATATTGTAGGACAGTGGCATCTCTCACGCCCTGACAGCTGCGATCAGGCCGGGGACGCCAACGAGGGTGATGGCTCTGCGAATGTTATAGGCGAGCGCCGTCAAGACTGAATTCGCCGCGGACGCTTTCCAACCGCCGCATCGGGAAGGCGCTCTGATACATCCACTGCTTGATCGTGCCAAACGTCAGAATGCCCTTCGGCAAGGCGGCCTACGCCGGACGCTTACGGGATGTCAAACGATCGGAAACCCTTGATGTCGCTCGGTTCATTTCAGATCAGGCTCCGAGGAGCCGGAAAGCGGCGTCTCGAAGGAGGGTCGGAGTTTAGGATGGGGCTGGTGTTTCCAGACGGGCTGTAAGGCCCCGACCTCATCGTCAATTCGCGTCGTTGAACTTTTGGTACCAGCGCTGCGCCTCGGCCTCGTCCTTGGCGACGCCTTCTCCGACATTGTACATGTCGCCGAGCGCATTCATTGCGGTCGGAAAGCCCTGCTCCGCCGCCTTGCGGTACCAAAGAAGCGCCTGGGCCTTGTCCTGGCGGGTGCCGTTTCCGCTTCGGTACATATCGCCGATATAGGATTGGGCCCGGGCATATCCGCGCTGCGCTGATAGGCGATACCATCTGAACGCCTCGGCCCGATCTGGCGTAACCCCAGATCCTTGCAGATAGAGATCGCCGATATGGGCCGGGGCGGCATTGTCACCCTTGTCGGACTGGGCGCGCCATAATCTCAGCGCGGTAACATAGTCGTCGCGCTGATAAGCATCCCATGCTTCATCAGCATGGGAGCTTGCCGCCGTGCACAAGAACAGTCCGATTGTCAAAACAACAATAGACAACCGCATCTCTGTTCCCGCGCTATTCGAAGCAATCTCGATGCAGGCCCTTAGGGTAGCATCGAAACAGCCCTATTCCATCACCCAACATCCGGTTCCATTGAGTGATCTACCGGAGACCGGGCCACAATTTCCCGTCCCCGATAGGATCTCACTCCGCCGGAGCCGGATGGGCGTGCGCAGTGGCCTCGCCCAGCTTCTTCTTCCGCGTGAACAGCCAGTCGAGCCCGTTCGAGAGCCGCTCCATGTAGAGGAACAGCACGGGTGTGATGAACAGCGTCAGCACCTGCGAGATCATCAATCCGCCGACCACGGCGATGCCGAGCGGCTGGCGCAGCTCGGCGCTGGCGCCGGCGCCGAGCGCAATCGGCAGCGTGCCCATCAATGCCGCGAGCGTCGTCATCAGGATCGGCCGGAACCGCATCACGCAGGCCTGGTGGATCGCTTCCTTCGGCGTCTTGCCCTCGCGTTTCAGCACGAGCGCGACGTCGATCATCATGATCGCGTTCTTCTTGACGATGCCGATCAGCATCAGAAGCCCGATGATGGCGATGACCGAGAGATCGAGCCCAAAGAGCCTGAGCGCGCCCAACGCGCCGATCGCGGCCGAAGGTAGCCCGGTCAGGATCGTCAGCGGGTGGATGAAGCTCTCATAGAGGATGCCGAGCACGATATAGATCGTCAGGATCGCGCCCGCGATCAGCAGGCCTTGGTTGGCGAGCGAGATCCTGGAAGGTCTTGGCCGTGCCGGCCAATGTCGTCGAGAGCGATTTCGGCAGGTTGATCTCGGCTTTCAGCGCCTCGATCTTGGTGACGCTGTCGCCGAGCGCGACGCCCGCCGGCAGGTTGTAGGAAATCGTCACGGCCGGAAGCTGGCCGAGCTGGTTAACGGTGAGCAGGCCTGTCGTGCGCTCGACACGCGCAAAGGCGCTGAGCGGCACCAGATTGCCATTGCTGGCGCGGATGCGGATCTGGTCGAGCTTGTCGGCCGACCAGCCGCCCTTGGGATCGAACTCGACGATGACCTGATAGCTGTCGCCGGTGGTGTAGATGGTCGAGACCTGGCGCACGCCGAAGCCGGAATAGAGCGTCGAGCGCAGGATATCGGAGCCGATCTTGAGCTGGTTGGCCTTGTCGCGGTCGATCACCAGCGTCGCTTCCGCCGCGCTGTTCTGCAGGTCGGTGGTGACGTCGATGAAGGTACTGGGATCACGCCCCATCGCGTCGGCGAGCTTGAGCGACCATTCGTTCATCAGGCCCTGGTCGAGCCCCTGTACGACGAGCTGGTACTGGCTCTTGGAGGCGCGCGCGCCGATGTTGAGGTTCTGCACCGGCGTCATATAGGCGGTGATGCCGGCGATCGGCGCGAGATCGCGGCGCAGGCCGGCAAGCACCGCCTGCAGCGGCGGCCGCTCATTCTGCGGCTTAAGCTCGACGAAGAGGCGGCCGGCATTGAGAGCCCCGCCATTGCCGCTGCTGCCGCCGACCGTCGAGGCGACATGGGCGACGAAAGGCGAGCGGCTGAACACCTCCGCCACCTGTGCCTGGAGCGCCTGCATGGCCGGGAAGGAGACGTCCTGGCGCGCCTCGGTCGCGACCTGGAGCTGGCCGATATCCTCCTGGGGAAAGAAGCCCTTGGGCGCGGTCTGGAGCAGCCAGACACTGAGAGCAAGCGTGCCGAAGAAGGCCAGCAGCATCACCGGCTGGAAGCGCAGGCACACCGTCAGCGCTCGGTCATAGCCGCGCAGGATGCCGTCGAAGCCGGCCTCGAGCACGCGTCCGAAGGCGTTCTCCTTGTGGTGCTCCGAATAGCCGCTCAGCAGCCGCGAGCACAGCATCGGCGTCAGCGTCAGCGAAACGAAGGCCGAGGCCAGGATCGAGACCGTCACGACCACGGCGAATTCGTTGAAGATGCGGCCGATGACGCCGCCCATCAGCAGAACGGGGATGAAGACCGCGACCAGCGAGAGCGAGATCGAGATGATGGTGAAGCCGATCTCGCCCGCGCCCTTGAGCGCCGCCTCATAGGCCGGGATCCCGTCCTCCTCCATATGCCGGACGATGTTCTCGAGCATGACGATGGCGTCGTCGACGACGAGGCCGACGGAGAGCGTCAGACCGAGCAGCGAGATGTTGTCGATCGAGAAGCCGAAGCCATACATCGCCGCGAGCGTCGCGATGATCGAGATCGGCACCGCCACGGCAGGGATGAAGGTCGCGGCGACACGGCGCAGGAAGGCGAAGATCACCATCACCACGAGGCCGATGGTCAGCAGCAAGGTGAACTGGACATCGTCCACGGCCATGCGGATCGAGACCGAGCGGTCGTTCAGCAGGGACAGCGAAGCCGCGGCCGGCAACTGCTCCGAAAAGGCCGGCAGCATCGCCTTGACCTTGTCGACGACCTCGACGGTGTTGGCGTCGGGCTGGCGCTGCACGGCGAGAACCACCGCAGGCGTGCCGTCATAAGCGCTCGATGTCAGCGAATTCTCGACGGAATCGATGACCTTGGCGACATCGCCCAGGCGCACCGGCTTGCCGTTGCGGGTCGCGATGATGACGTTGGCGAACTGCGCGGCGTCGGCGAGCTGCGTGCGAGCCTGGATGGTGAGCTGCTGGCTGGTGTTCTGCAGCGTACCGACCGGCGTGTTGGCGTTGGTCGCGGTGATCGCCGCCTGCAGGTCGTCGACGCCGATGCCGCGCGCTGCCAGCGCGATCGGGTCGATCTGGATGCGGACTGCGTATTTCTGGCTGCCGAAGATCAGAACCTGCGCGACGCCATCGACCGTCGAGAGCGCCGGCGAGATCACCTGCTGGGCAAACGCGTCGAGCTGGGAGAGCGGCACGACATCGCTCTTCAGCGCCATCAGGATGATCGGCGCATCGGCCGGGTTCACCTTGCGATAGCTCGGCGGCGTCGTCATCTCGAGCGGGAGCTGCTTCTGGGCGCGGGTGATCGCGGCCTGCACGTCGGCGGCGGCTGCGTCGATATTGCGGTTCAGCACGAACTGGATCGCGATCGAGGTCGACCCCTGGGCGTTCGTCGTCGCGATCGAATCGATGCCGGCGATGGTGGCGAACTGCTTGACGAGCGGCGTCGCAACCGAGGTCGCCATGGTGTCGGGCGAGGCGCCGGGCAATTGCGCCGAGACGTTCACGACCGGGAATTCCGCCCGCGGCAAGGCCGCCACCGGCAGGAAGCGATAGGCGAACAGCCCGGCCAGCACGAGCGAGGCCGACATCAGAATCGTCGCCACCGGGTGGCGGATGCAGAAGCCGGAGATGTTCACGACTTGGCTCCCTGCGCGATGGGAGTGCCCTGCGAAGCCGGATCGGCCGGCGCGCTGTCCTTGGCGGCGCGCTCACGAATGCGCACGCCGGTCTTGAGCCGCATCTGGCCGTCGGTGACGACGCGCTCGCCGGGCTCGAGGCCCTCGCTCAGCGCCGTGCGGTCGCCATCGCTCAGCGCGACCTTGATCTGACGCAACTCGGCTGTCTGGTCGGCCTTGGCGACATAGACATAAGCGCCCTTCTGGCCGGTCTGGACGGCGACGGTGGGAACGACCGTCGTGCCCATCAGGGTGTCGGCGGCGATCTCGACATCGACATACTGGCCGGGCCAAAGCGCGAGATCGTCATTGCTGAAGGAGCCCTTGGCCGTGATCGTGCCCGAGGTCATGTCGACAGTGGAATCGACGAAGTTCAGGGTTCCCTGAGCCGGCGGCTTGCCGGAATCGGGCACGCTCGCCGTCACGGGAATGGCGCGGCCGGAGCCGAGAGCCCGCTGCAGCACCGACAGGTCGCGCTCGGGCAAGGTGAAGGTGACCCGCAGCGGCTTCATCTGGGTCAAGGTGACGAGGCCCAGACCGGTGCTGTTGGCGCCAACGAGATTGCCCGGCGTGACCTGCACCGCGCCGGCCCGGCCATCGATCGGCGCCAGGATGCGGGTGTAGCCGAGTTTGAGCTTGTCGGCGTCGAGCGTCGCCTTGTCGGAGAGGATGGTCGCGGCGGCCGAGCGCTCATCGGCCGTCGCCTGGTCGACCGATTGCTGCGTGCCGGCATTCTTGAGCAACAATTGCTGATAGCGCGTCAGATCGGCCTCGGTGCGCTTGTGCACGGCCTGGTCGCGGGCAATCGCCGCCTCGTCCTTCTCGATCTGCGCCTTGAGGTCGCGGTCGTCGAGGGTGAAGAGCAGGTCGCCGGCCTTGACGAACTGGCCGTCGACGACGTGCTGCTCCATGAGCTGGCTGTCGAGCCGCGACTTCACCACGACGCTGGCCGGTGTCTCGACGAAGCCGATGGCGCGCTTGCGCACGGGCATGTTGGCCCGCTCGGCCAGCGCCGTCACCACGGCGACCGGAGCGCCCTCGCCGCTGCGCCCGGCACGGGCCGAACGCGCGCCATCACCGGGATCGACGGCGCCGCGAGACGTCGTGAACCAGGCGCCGGTCGAAACCGCGACCGCGGCCAGGAAAGCAATCGAGAGAAGGGTCTTACGCTGCATCGGTGAGTGGCTCCGGGGGATCAAGCGGCGTTGTCGGCGAGGTCCGCCGCAAGCTGTGTCAGGCGTTCTTGTTTCTGCAGGCGAATGCGTTCGCTCACCGCGGCAAGCGTCTCCAGCGTCGTCATGATCGCCGCCTCATCGACGCCATCCAGCACCTCGCCGGCAATCTCGCCGCGCACAGTGTCGAGATCATCGACCAGCGCGCGTCCATCGGGCGTCAGATGCAGGAGGTAGGCGCGTCGGTCGTTCGGGTCTGGCCGGCGCTCGACCAGTTTCTGTTGCTCCAGCCGGTCGAGCAGCCGCCCCACCGAGATCGGCTGGATATCGAGCTGCTCGGCCAAAGCGACCTGGTTGAGGCCTTCCTGGCGGCGCAGGCGCCCGAGCACGCCCCATTGCGCGCGGGTCGTGCCGTGCTGGTGGGCGCGCTGGTCGACGTAAGCCCGCAGGAGCCGCGCGGTCTCGACCAATTGGAACGTCAATTCACGCTTCAGCGGGCGTTTCATCTGCCGTGCCTCGGATATCATAAGCCTGCTTATGATATGAGTGGCGATTGCGGCAATTTCTGGATCGCCTTCGCAGTTGCACAATTTCCGGAACGCAATCTGGCGTTGGCCGCCGGACCGCGCTTTTGCGCGCTCAGACCTTCGCTTCCTGCTCCATCGACGTGCCGCGCAACCCCCGGGAATGCAAAGCTTTGGGTAGAGCCGCGTCATTTCGAGGATCAGGAATTTCACCGGTACGTCGAAGAAGGCGCCATGATCGGCGATATAGGCCATGAATTCGCGGCCCTGCCCGTCGAAGCTCTGGAGCAGCGCGTCATGCCGGCCGTCGAAAAACAGCGGCGCGACGCCGAGCTTTGCGCACAGGCTCGCATTGAAGGTCGGCGAGGCTTTCAGCCAGCGGCCACCGAGAAAAACCTCGGTATAGCCGTGATAGGCGAAGATATTGGTGCCGACAGCCTCCAGCAGGCGCGGCGTGGCGAGATGATTCATGACGTCGGCGAGGCCGATTCGCGCCGGGATGCCGAGCGCGCGGCACAGCGCGGCAAAGAGCGCCGCCTTGCCGACGCAATAGCCGGTGCCGGCCGCAAGCACGGCGCTGGCGCGATAGCTGCCGGGGTCAAGATAGTCGCGATAGGGATCGTAGCGGATCTCGTCCCGCACCGCAGCATAAAGCAGGCGCGCCTGGGCTGCCGGCTCGGCGACACCCACCGTCAGGCGCTGCGCCTGCTCAATCACATTGCGGTGATCGCTGTCGATGAACTCGGCCGGGCTCGTGAAGAGCACGCGGTGGCTGTCCTGCATCGCTTTCATGCCCCGCGCCGGAGGTGACGCGCGAAGACTAGCACTACAGGGGCCGCGCCGCGACGGCAGCGTGGCGCGAACCTCTACACAGCGCTCAGGCCACGGCCGCGACCGGCGCCTGATTGCCGTCGTCGCGCGACTCGAGCGCAGCCATCGCCGCCATGACGCCGCCGCTGCGATGCGGCACGCCGGCCGCCGCCAGCCCCATCTCGACGCCCGACAGCGCCCCCAGCAGCATGAGTTCGTTGCACTCGCCGAGATGGCCGATGCGGAAGATCTTACCAGTGACCTTGCCGAGCCCCGAGCCGAGCGAGATGTTGTATTTCTCCAGCGTGATCTTGCGGTAGCGGTCAGCGTCGTGGCTCGGCGGCATCATCACGGCGGTCAGCACCGGCGACTGCTCGGCCGGGTTCTCGCAGAGCACCTCCAGCCCCCAGGCCTTGACGGCGGCACGCGTCGCGGCAGCGAGACGCTGATGCCGGGAGAAGACATTGTCCAACCCCTCCTCCTGCAGCATCGCGAGCGCCTCGCGCAGGCCATAGAGCAGGTTCGTCGCCGGGGTGTAGGGGAAGAAGCCGTTGGCGTTGATCTTCACCATCTCCTGCCAGTCCCAATAGGAGCGCGGCAGCTTATTGACCTTCGAGGCCGCCATCGCCTTCTCGGAGACCGCATTGAAGCTCAAGCCCGGCGGCAGCATCAGCCCCTTCTGCGAGCCCGAGACCGTGATGTCGACCTGCCATTCGTCATGGCGGTAATCGACCGAGGCGAGCGAGGAGATGGTGTCGACCATGAACAGGGCCGGATGGCCGGCGGCGTCGATCGCCTTGCGGATCTCGGCAATGCGGCTCGTCGAACCGGTCGAGGTCTCGTTGTGGACCACCATCACCGCCTTGATGGCGCACGCCTTGTCCGCGACGAGCCTGGCCTCGATCGCCGCCGGATCGGCCCCGCGCCGCCAATCGCCCGGGATGAAATCGACATTGATGCCGAAACGCGCCGCGATCTGGCGCCAGAGCGTGGCGAAATGGCCGGTCTCCGCCATCAGCACGGTGTCGCCGGGCGAGAGCGTGTTGACGATCGCCGCCTCCCAGGCGCCGGTGCCCGAGGACGGGTAGATCACCACCGGCTGGCTCGTCTTGAAGACAGCCTTGCAGCCCTCCAGCACCGTCTTGCCGAGCCTGGCGAACTCGGCGCTGCGATGGTCGATGATCGGCATGTCCATGGCGCGCAGGACACGATCGGGGATCGGGCTCGGCCCCGGGATATGCAGGAAATGTCGACCCTGCTGCGTTGCCATGGCGTGTGCTCCTTGGTGCGCATTTCGACTGCGCGTCCTTCATAGCTGATTTTTTGCATTCATTTTTTGAGAATGCAATCGCCCATCGGAACTCAAACTTGGCACCGATCATCTCGACAGCCGACCAAGCTTGGCGTACCCAATAGTCATGACAAGTACAATTCCGGACCTGCAAACCATGGCGATTCCGGCAATCGAACCTGGCAACGCGCCCATAGCCGAGGCGCCCCGGGCGGCGGTCTCTTTGCATGACGGGCTGGTGGCGGCGCTGCGCGACTACATCGTCGAAGGCAATCTCGCGGATGGCGCGCGCATTCCAGAGCGCCTGCTCTGCGACCGCTTCAGCATCTCGCGCACGCCTTTGCGCGAGGCCTTGAAGGTGCTAGCCGCCGAAGGGCTGATCGACCTGCTGCCGAACCGCGGCGCGCGCGTACGCGAATTGAGTGCTGAGGATCTGCGCGAGCTTTTCGACGTGATGGGCGGGCTGGAGGCGCTGGCCGGGCGCCTGGCCTGCGAGCGCATTTCGGATGCGGACGTGGCCGAAATCGAGCAAATGCACCACGACATGTACCGTTTCTACCTGCGGCGCGAGATGCATGACTACTTCCAGTGCAACCAGGCGATCCATCGCATGATCGTCGAGGCGGCCGGAAATGCGACGCTGAGCGCAACCTATGCCAGCTTCGCCGGGCGCATCCGCCGCGTGCGCTATTCGGCCAATCTCGCCAAGGAGCGCGATCGCTGGGGCGAGGCGATGCGGGAGCATGAGGCGATCCTGGACGCGCTGCGTCGCCGCGCCGGCAGCGAGCTCAGCGACATCCTGTTCCAGCACCTGCGCAACAAGCGCAAGGCGGCGCAATCGCAGCCCGCCACCGACCCGGCGGACGCCTGAGCCAACCGCGCCGTCCCCGGACAAGCGGCGCAAGCCGCGCCGATCCGGGATCCACTCCTGAGCTGTTCCGGAATGGATCCCGGGTCTCCGCTTCGCTGCACCCGGGATGACAGCGAAGGCCACAGCACCCAATATCGCGCTCATATCCGTCGATATCAATTTTCAGATTGAATGCAGATTTTTTTGGTTCTAGGCTCCCCTCACGACGCCGTCAGAGCGCGACTTAAGGGAGGTTGAGGATCATGAAGCAGCATTGGCTTGTCATATCCACGGTGCTTGCCGTACCCGCGTTGCTTGCCGGCGTCGGGCCCGCAGCCGCCTGGGAGCCGACCAAGGCGATCGAGATCGTCGTGCCCTTCTCGGCCGGCGGCGCCTCCGACCAGATGGCCCGCACGATCCAGGGCATCATCCAGAAGAACCAGCTCACCACCCAGCCGATCATCGTCGTCAACAAGCCGGCCGCCGGCGGCGCCGAGGGCATGCTCGACATCCAGAAATCGGCCGGCGATCCGCATAAGCTGATCACCACCTCGAGCGGCGTCTTCATGACGCCGATGGCGACCAAGCTGCCGCTGAACTGGCAGGACTACACGCCGGTCGCGATGATGGCGCAGGATTCCTTCCTGCTCTGGGTCAATGCGAAATCCCCCTACAAGAC harbors:
- a CDS encoding amino acid ABC transporter substrate-binding protein; amino-acid sequence: MITRSLAALALVWLALAPGQALAQSEPATALTGVLKSARDSGFVTIGYRESSIPFSYLSAGKEPVGYSIEICRALVEAIGREVDRDLGLKFVPVTSETRIEAVVAGKIDLECGSTTSNIERQKVVSFSPTMFVSGTKLMVKVNSPVRSYRDLKDKTVVVTAGTTNEKAMRDLSEKFKLDIKLLVAPEHGQSFAEIVSGKAEAFALDDVLLYGLIAQNKAKNAFTVLGDFLSYDPYGIMFRKGDAPLAKVVAEAFHQLAEDGDLDRLYKRWFLQRLPGGDSIDLPMSPQLNTIFRSLALKPE
- a CDS encoding SEL1-like repeat protein — encoded protein: MNALGDMYNVGEGVAKDKAQAQRWYQKFNDAN
- a CDS encoding LysE family translocator, which produces MEQLPEIGLAFVAFALGMFSPGPNILSVVGTSMAVSRKAGIALALGISAGSFLWASMTAIGLTALVAAYASVLTVIKIVGGLYLLWLAFKAFRSAASTKPMMEPAGLAARSLRTYFLRGLTVQMTNPKAALTWIAIMSLGLAHSAPASTALAIVAGTTILSVVGHIAYAVAFSTKSVVAAYDRARRWIDAGLGVFFTFAGIKLLTSRT
- a CDS encoding tetratricopeptide repeat protein; the encoded protein is MRLSIVVLTIGLFLCTAASSHADEAWDAYQRDDYVTALRLWRAQSDKGDNAAPAHIGDLYLQGSGVTPDRAEAFRWYRLSAQRGYARAQSYIGDMYRSGNGTRQDKAQALLWYRKAAEQGFPTAMNALGDMYNVGEGVAKDEAEAQRWYQKFNDAN
- a CDS encoding efflux RND transporter periplasmic adaptor subunit, whose amino-acid sequence is MQRKTLLSIAFLAAVAVSTGAWFTTSRGAVDPGDGARSARAGRSGEGAPVAVVTALAERANMPVRKRAIGFVETPASVVVKSRLDSQLMEQHVVDGQFVKAGDLLFTLDDRDLKAQIEKDEAAIARDQAVHKRTEADLTRYQQLLLKNAGTQQSVDQATADERSAAATILSDKATLDADKLKLGYTRILAPIDGRAGAVQVTPGNLVGANSTGLGLVTLTQMKPLRVTFTLPERDLSVLQRALGSGRAIPVTASVPDSGKPPAQGTLNFVDSTVDMTSGTITAKGSFSNDDLALWPGQYVDVEIAADTLMGTTVVPTVAVQTGQKGAYVYVAKADQTAELRQIKVALSDGDRTALSEGLEPGERVVTDGQMRLKTGVRIRERAAKDSAPADPASQGTPIAQGAKS
- a CDS encoding transglutaminase domain-containing protein, which codes for MKAMQDSHRVLFTSPAEFIDSDHRNVIEQAQRLTVGVAEPAAQARLLYAAVRDEIRYDPYRDYLDPGSYRASAVLAAGTGYCVGKAALFAALCRALGIPARIGLADVMNHLATPRLLEAVGTNIFAYHGYTEVFLGGRWLKASPTFNASLCAKLGVAPLFFDGRHDALLQSFDGQGREFMAYIADHGAFFDVPVKFLILEMTRLYPKLCIPGGCAARRWSRKRRSERAKARSGGQRQIAFRKLCNCEGDPEIAAIATHIISRLMISEARQMKRPLKRELTFQLVETARLLRAYVDQRAHQHGTTRAQWGVLGRLRRQEGLNQVALAEQLDIQPISVGRLLDRLEQQKLVERRPDPNDRRAYLLHLTPDGRALVDDLDTVRGEIAGEVLDGVDEAAIMTTLETLAAVSERIRLQKQERLTQLAADLADNAA
- a CDS encoding pyridoxal-phosphate-dependent aminotransferase family protein; translation: MATQQGRHFLHIPGPSPIPDRVLRAMDMPIIDHRSAEFARLGKTVLEGCKAVFKTSQPVVIYPSSGTGAWEAAIVNTLSPGDTVLMAETGHFATLWRQIAARFGINVDFIPGDWRRGADPAAIEARLVADKACAIKAVMVVHNETSTGSTSRIAEIRKAIDAAGHPALFMVDTISSLASVDYRHDEWQVDITVSGSQKGLMLPPGLSFNAVSEKAMAASKVNKLPRSYWDWQEMVKINANGFFPYTPATNLLYGLREALAMLQEEGLDNVFSRHQRLAAATRAAVKAWGLEVLCENPAEQSPVLTAVMMPPSHDADRYRKITLEKYNISLGSGLGKVTGKIFRIGHLGECNELMLLGALSGVEMGLAAAGVPHRSGGVMAAMAALESRDDGNQAPVAAVA
- a CDS encoding GntR family transcriptional regulator gives rise to the protein MTSTIPDLQTMAIPAIEPGNAPIAEAPRAAVSLHDGLVAALRDYIVEGNLADGARIPERLLCDRFSISRTPLREALKVLAAEGLIDLLPNRGARVRELSAEDLRELFDVMGGLEALAGRLACERISDADVAEIEQMHHDMYRFYLRREMHDYFQCNQAIHRMIVEAAGNATLSATYASFAGRIRRVRYSANLAKERDRWGEAMREHEAILDALRRRAGSELSDILFQHLRNKRKAAQSQPATDPADA